A genomic stretch from Patescibacteria group bacterium includes:
- a CDS encoding glycosyltransferase family 1 protein, with the protein MKIGIDASRANRSQKTGVEWYAWHVIQEFKKIIPPTVEVVLYSDTPLTGDLAILPANWKSKILVWPPKFLWTHFRLSVELLLHKPNIYFIPAHVIPFLSRGKAVVAIHDVAYKVFPRAYTRKGRFYLNLTTWWQKMFVKKIITISEVSKNDIIKYYHVPQNKIAVIPIAYDAKCYQLINDEQKTSAVLAKYGVTKPFIMSISRLEYKKNTHGIINAFSQLPDRNSQLLLVGKPGRGYQYIQNALDSSPAKDHIILPGWIKEEDVPYLMNAASAFVFPSFYEGFGIPILEAMACGCSVITSNTTACPEVAGNAAILVDPQNTEQITEAINKILTDRTLAEELKNRGLERVKNFSWSKTAEATWKEIEKL; encoded by the coding sequence ATGAAAATCGGAATCGACGCCTCACGCGCTAATCGTTCCCAAAAAACCGGAGTCGAATGGTACGCCTGGCACGTGATCCAAGAATTTAAAAAAATTATTCCTCCTACCGTGGAGGTCGTTTTATATTCAGATACTCCGCTAACAGGGGACTTGGCTATACTGCCGGCAAATTGGAAAAGCAAGATTTTGGTCTGGCCACCCAAGTTTTTATGGACGCATTTTCGCCTGTCTGTCGAATTGCTACTGCATAAACCCAATATTTATTTTATTCCGGCGCACGTCATTCCTTTTCTTTCTCGCGGCAAAGCCGTAGTGGCTATTCACGATGTCGCCTACAAAGTTTTTCCTCGCGCCTACACTCGTAAAGGACGCTTTTATCTAAACCTCACCACTTGGTGGCAAAAAATGTTTGTCAAAAAAATCATCACTATTTCAGAAGTTTCCAAAAACGACATTATCAAATACTATCATGTACCACAAAATAAAATTGCCGTTATTCCTATTGCCTATGACGCAAAGTGCTATCAGCTGATAAACGACGAACAAAAAACATCAGCGGTGCTTGCCAAATACGGCGTGACCAAACCGTTTATCATGTCGATCAGCCGCCTGGAATACAAAAAAAATACCCACGGCATTATCAACGCCTTTTCCCAGCTCCCAGATCGCAATTCCCAGCTCCTACTCGTCGGTAAACCCGGCCGCGGTTATCAATATATCCAAAACGCCTTAGACAGTTCACCGGCCAAAGATCATATTATTCTTCCCGGCTGGATAAAAGAAGAAGATGTGCCGTATCTAATGAACGCAGCCAGCGCTTTTGTTTTTCCGTCTTTTTATGAAGGTTTTGGTATTCCGATACTAGAAGCCATGGCCTGTGGCTGCTCGGTAATTACTTCAAACACCACCGCTTGTCCAGAAGTAGCAGGCAACGCCGCTATACTAGTTGACCCACAAAACACAGAGCAAATCACCGAAGCAATAAACAAAATATTAACTGATCGGACTTTGGCAGAGGAATTAAAAAACAGGGGACTAGAAAGAGTGAAAAACTTTAGCTGGTCAAAAACCGCAGAAGCAACCTGGAAAGAAATAGAAAAATTATAG